The proteins below come from a single Nocardioides eburneiflavus genomic window:
- a CDS encoding GNAT family N-acetyltransferase, translating into MTAPVVRPMRGEDLEAFAEVTATSYYEVDARTYQRAWPDPVRRPPGRNAHWMRRTGRALVTDPGGCWVAEVDGEVVGGAVSRVRELMWILASFAVRPDHQGQGIGTQLMAAAMHHGRGCLRGMFAASADPGAVRRYRLAGFDLHPQMLLTGVVDRSAIPVVERVREGTAADVDLMNSVDRRTRGAAHLDDHHLLLEQFRLVVTDHTTGSGYAYVDDQGVPVLVAATNRRTASGLMWEALASSAPGAQVEVRHITAVNAWALDVGLAARLAIYSNGYLCVRGMKPPAPYVHHGSLL; encoded by the coding sequence GTGACCGCGCCGGTCGTCCGGCCGATGCGCGGCGAGGACCTCGAGGCGTTCGCCGAGGTCACCGCGACCAGCTACTACGAGGTCGACGCGCGGACCTACCAGCGGGCCTGGCCCGACCCCGTACGCCGTCCCCCGGGCCGCAACGCGCACTGGATGCGGCGGACCGGCCGGGCGCTCGTCACCGATCCCGGCGGCTGCTGGGTCGCCGAGGTCGACGGCGAGGTCGTGGGCGGGGCCGTGTCGCGCGTGCGCGAGCTGATGTGGATCCTCGCCTCCTTCGCGGTGCGGCCCGACCACCAGGGCCAGGGCATCGGCACCCAGCTGATGGCGGCGGCGATGCACCACGGCCGGGGTTGCCTGCGCGGGATGTTCGCGGCGAGCGCCGACCCCGGCGCGGTACGCCGCTACCGGCTCGCGGGGTTCGACCTGCACCCGCAGATGCTGCTCACCGGGGTGGTCGACCGCAGCGCCATACCCGTCGTCGAGCGCGTCCGCGAGGGCACGGCCGCGGACGTGGACCTGATGAACTCGGTCGACCGGCGCACCCGCGGCGCCGCCCACCTCGACGACCACCACCTGCTGCTCGAGCAGTTCCGGCTCGTCGTCACCGACCACACCACGGGGTCCGGCTACGCCTACGTCGACGACCAGGGCGTCCCCGTGCTGGTCGCCGCCACCAACCGGCGTACGGCGTCGGGGTTGATGTGGGAGGCACTGGCCTCCTCCGCGCCCGGGGCCCAGGTCGAGGTCCGCCACATCACCGCGGTCAACGCGTGGGCGCTCGACGTCGGTCTCGCCGCGCGCCTCGCGATCTACTCCAACGGCTACCTGTGCGTGCGCGGGATGAAGCCGCCGGCGCCGTACGTCCACCACGGCTCGCTGCTGTAG
- a CDS encoding glucose-1-phosphate adenylyltransferase family protein, translating into MTRRGEVLALVQAGGQGSRMDVLTRERAKPALPYGGVHRLIDFALSGLVHADLADVWVSLEYQVTSIDDYLSGGRPWSLDRNRGGFRRIVPQTGTGPATESGFAHGNGDLLLRMSADIEAFGARTLVVCSADHVFNMDLAPVVEEHVAAGRVATVLTSEVTKKDATDNVVVLAGRDGTITGVENKPSRPSSGTVATEIFLYDTEVLLATLRDLRRELSGDADAEDDGDSGIGDFGEHLLPRLAETGRAVAVPLTGYWRDVGQPGLYLQSHRDLLAGKVDVFDAPDRPVISHWPDRPAARVRASGECRDSMLSPGADVAGVVSGSVLGPGVVVEKGAEVHDSVVMEDCVIRAGAVVRTTVLDERCEVLAGARVGAEPTRRLAHDDDLVLVGRDSRVSGGIAAGARLEPGSAT; encoded by the coding sequence ATGACGCGTCGTGGTGAGGTGTTGGCCCTGGTGCAGGCCGGGGGGCAGGGGTCCCGGATGGACGTCCTGACGAGGGAGCGGGCCAAGCCGGCGCTGCCGTACGGTGGGGTGCACCGACTGATCGACTTCGCGCTGTCCGGACTCGTCCACGCCGACCTCGCCGACGTCTGGGTCTCCCTGGAGTACCAGGTGACGTCGATCGACGACTACCTGTCCGGCGGGCGACCGTGGAGCCTGGACCGCAACCGTGGCGGCTTCCGCCGGATCGTGCCGCAGACCGGCACCGGTCCGGCCACCGAGAGCGGCTTCGCGCACGGCAACGGCGACCTGCTGCTGCGGATGTCGGCCGACATCGAGGCGTTCGGTGCCCGCACGCTCGTGGTGTGCAGCGCCGACCACGTGTTCAACATGGACCTCGCCCCGGTGGTGGAGGAGCACGTCGCCGCGGGCCGGGTGGCCACCGTCCTGACGAGCGAGGTCACCAAGAAGGACGCCACCGACAACGTCGTGGTGCTCGCGGGGCGGGACGGCACGATCACCGGCGTCGAGAACAAGCCGTCGCGCCCCTCGTCGGGCACGGTCGCGACCGAGATCTTCCTCTACGACACCGAGGTGCTCCTCGCGACGCTGCGCGACCTGCGGCGCGAGCTCTCGGGCGACGCCGACGCCGAGGACGACGGCGACAGTGGCATCGGCGACTTCGGGGAGCACCTGCTCCCGCGGCTCGCCGAGACCGGCCGTGCGGTCGCGGTGCCGCTCACCGGCTACTGGCGCGACGTCGGCCAGCCGGGCCTCTACCTCCAGTCCCACCGCGACCTGCTGGCCGGGAAGGTCGACGTGTTCGACGCCCCCGACCGGCCCGTCATCTCGCACTGGCCGGACCGTCCCGCGGCGCGCGTACGGGCGTCGGGGGAGTGCCGCGACTCGATGCTGTCCCCGGGCGCCGACGTCGCCGGGGTCGTCTCGGGGAGCGTCCTGGGGCCCGGCGTCGTGGTCGAGAAGGGCGCCGAGGTCCACGACAGCGTCGTCATGGAGGACTGTGTCATCCGCGCGGGCGCGGTGGTCCGTACGACCGTGCTGGACGAGCGCTGCGAGGTGCTCGCCGGCGCACGGGTCGGCGCCGAGCCGACGCGCAGGCTCGCCCACGACGACGACCTGGTGCTGGTCGGGCGCGACTCGCGGGTCTCGGGCGGGATCGCGGCCGGGGCACGCCTGGAGCCCGGGTCCGCGACCTGA
- the nadA gene encoding quinolinate synthase NadA, translated as MSLVDLPLLPLGKGRDLDAERGVECPGDLPAASDPDLVARARAAKEALGDRVFVLGHHYQRDEVIQFADVTGDSFKLARDAAARPDAEFIVFCGVHFMAESADILTAPSQQVVLPDLAAGCSMADMARLRQVEDAWDAMADAGIQDSVVPVTYMNSSADIKAFCGRNGGVVCTSSNADVALEWAFAQKPDAQGDGQGGAKVLFLPDQHLGRNTAVLQMGIALDECVVWDPLQPGGGLTAEELRDARMILWKGHCSVHGRFSEDVVDELRAQHPGINILVHPECKHEVVLKADLVGSTEFIIKTIEAAEPGTVWAIGTELNLVKRLADAHPDKTIVFLDRNVCYCSTMNRIDLPHLVWALENLVAGTVVNQIVVDPETEADALVALQRMLDLPGKSHRD; from the coding sequence ATGAGCCTCGTCGACCTGCCGCTCCTCCCCCTCGGCAAGGGCCGCGACCTCGACGCCGAGCGCGGCGTCGAGTGCCCCGGCGACCTGCCTGCGGCCTCCGACCCCGACCTCGTCGCACGGGCCCGCGCAGCCAAGGAGGCGCTGGGCGATCGGGTCTTCGTGCTCGGTCACCACTACCAGCGCGACGAGGTCATCCAGTTCGCCGACGTCACCGGCGACTCCTTCAAGCTCGCCCGCGACGCCGCGGCGCGCCCCGACGCGGAGTTCATCGTCTTCTGCGGCGTGCACTTCATGGCCGAGTCGGCCGACATCCTCACCGCGCCCAGCCAGCAGGTCGTGCTCCCCGACCTCGCCGCCGGGTGCTCGATGGCCGACATGGCCCGGCTGCGTCAGGTCGAGGACGCCTGGGACGCGATGGCCGACGCCGGCATCCAGGACAGCGTCGTCCCCGTCACCTACATGAACTCCAGCGCCGACATCAAGGCGTTCTGCGGTCGCAACGGGGGCGTGGTCTGCACCTCCTCCAACGCCGACGTCGCCCTCGAGTGGGCCTTCGCCCAAAAGCCCGACGCCCAGGGTGACGGGCAGGGCGGCGCCAAGGTGCTCTTCCTCCCCGACCAGCACCTCGGCCGCAACACCGCCGTCCTCCAGATGGGCATCGCGCTCGACGAGTGCGTCGTGTGGGACCCGCTGCAGCCCGGCGGCGGCCTCACCGCCGAGGAGCTCCGCGACGCGCGGATGATCCTCTGGAAGGGCCACTGCTCCGTGCACGGCCGCTTCTCCGAGGACGTCGTCGACGAGCTGCGCGCGCAGCACCCCGGCATCAACATCCTCGTCCACCCCGAGTGCAAGCACGAGGTCGTGCTCAAGGCGGACCTGGTCGGGTCGACGGAGTTCATCATCAAGACCATCGAGGCCGCCGAGCCCGGCACGGTCTGGGCGATCGGCACCGAGCTCAACCTCGTCAAGCGGCTGGCCGACGCCCACCCCGACAAGACGATCGTCTTCCTCGACCGCAACGTCTGCTACTGCTCGACGATGAACCGCATCGACCTGCCCCACCTCGTGTGGGCGCTCGAGAACCTCGTCGCGGGCACGGTCGTCAACCAGATCGTCGTCGACCCCGAGACCGAGGCCGACGCGCTCGTCGCGCTCCAGCGGATGCTCGACCTGCCGGGCAAGTCGCACCGCGACTGA